CAAGTTGGTGAGTTTTCATTTGCAATTTTTGCACTAGCTACAAATGATGCTTTATTATCAAAACAGTTATCAAGTTTTTTAATATTAGTGACTGTTTTATCAATGATTTTAACTCCTTTTATTATTAGTAATGTATATAAAATTGCTTCATATTTTGAAGTTGAGTTTTATGAGTCAGATAAAATTACACCTATTGAAAAGAAAAATCATATTATTATTTGTGGATTTACAACTTTAGGTAGAATTATCGCAAAAAAATTAACCGAAGAGAACAAACCTTTTGTAATCATTTCAGATGATTTAAGACACGTTCTTTTAGCAAGAAAGCAAGGTTATATGGCTTATTTTGGGCACTTAGATAAAAAGCCTGTTTTAGAGTCTTTAAAAGTTGATGACTCTTCAAGTATTATTATCACTTTGTCAAATACAAAAAGAAAAAGATTAATTTGTGAGGCAATATTGGCATTTTATAAAGATGCAAATATAGTATTAAAAATTAATTCAACAGAAGAGAGAAAAAATCTAAAAGATTTAGATATTAGAAGTTATGTTCATGCTTATAATGAAGTTGCAAATTTACTAATAAAAAAAGCAATATAATTTTTATTTTTATCTTTTTTTTGTATAATAGAATATTTTATATTAAGGATACACCTTTATAATGCGTAAAAAGTCAACTCTACTCTTTATAGTTATAGGCCTAATGGTAACAGCTCTTGTTACTGCATTATGTTTATATAATTTAAGAGATGCTAACTTAAAATCTTCAGTAAAAAATGCACAAGTTATTTCTAATGTTGTTAAAAATGGTCTATTATCTCATATGATTAATGGAAACACAGAGCAAATTAATACATTTGTTGATTCAGTTGCTTCTATGAAGAATATTGAAGAGTTATGGGTTATTAGAAGTGATTTTATAAGAAAGCAGTATGGAAAAGATAAGTTAAGAGCACCAAAAGATGATATAGATGAAGACGTATTAAGAACTGGTAAACTAAAATATTCCCTTGATGAACACTTTACAAAAACTATAATGAGAATCACAGTTCCTTACAAAGCAACTTCTTCAAATGGAGTAGATTGTGTAAGTTGTCATAATGTAAATTATGGTGAAACTTTAGGTGCAGTCTCTTTAAAAATTGATATAAGTGATATTAAACAAAATGGTTTAGAAATCGCATATCTAGTACCACTTATATTAATAATTACACTTTTCGTGATGATTCAAATATCAAGAAGAGAAAACAATTACTATTTGGATATTTTAGAGCAACTTGGCAAAAGTATAAAACTTGCAATTTCTGGTAAATTTAAAAGAGTTCATAATTATGAAGAAACGAGAAATGATAAAGTAACTAATTTGATTAATGACTATAATACAATGATAGTTACTTTTAAAGATACTTCATATGATATTGAGAGAAAATTACAAGGATTTATTGGACAAAAAGTAAATAGTTCAAATGTAAATCCTTTAGAAAAATCAAAAGATATTATAAAAAACTTATCAAATCTATATCAATTTAAAAAAGAGATAGAACTTGATAACACAAAAGATGAGATTTACACAAGATTAGCACAAGTATTTATAAATCAATACGGTGTAAATAATTTTACTTTCTTAGAAATTGATACTCAAAAAAATAAGATGGAAATAGTAAAACAAATTGGTGATGTTGAATTATATTGTAAAGAGAATATAGTAAATGACCCAGAGTTATGTAGATGTGCAAGAACTAGAAATGATGTAGTATCTGTTGATTTTCATCAAAGCTGTCCATACTTTAAACAAAAAGATAAATTTCACTATTGTATTGATGTGGAAATTAGTAAAAATATATGTTTAATTATCAATTTTGTTAGTTATTCAAGAGATGAGTTAGAAAACCTAAAAGACAAAATATCGTTTGTTAAAAGTTATATAAATGAAGCTGCACCTTCTATTGAAGTGAAATTACTTATGAACGCACTTCAAGAATCAGCTTTTCAAGATGCTTTAACTGGTCTATATAATAGAAAATTCTTAGAAGAACATAGTAAAAAACTTGTACCTCAAGTAAAAAGAGAAAATATCAGTGTTGGTGTTCTTTTACTTGATATGGATCACTTCAAAGCTGTAAATGATGAGTATGGTCATGATATAGGTGATAAAGTATTAAAAGAGTTAGCTAGAATTTTAAATGAAACAGTAAGAGAATCAGACTTAATTGTAAGATATGGTGGTGAAGAGTTTGTTGTCTTATTAGTTGGTGTAAATTCAGAAGCTGATGCAATTAGTGTTGCAAATAAAATTAGACAAAGAGTTAGAGAAAATGAGATTGATGTTTATGCAGGTAATAAACTTAAAAAGACTGTAAGTATAGGTCTATCAATGTTCCCTCAAGATTCTAATAATTTAGATAGTGTTATTAAAAATGCAGATATCGCACTTTATGAAGCTAAAAATGGCGGTAGAGATAGAGTTGTTAGATTCCAAGAGAGTCAAGTTTCAAGTGTAGATTTATTTTAATATAATTACAAGTTTTATACTTGTAATTATATTTTTTCTTTATACTAATAGTTTATTAAATTCTGCTAACCATTTTGGATGTGCTGGCCAAGCTGCTGCTGTAACTAGATTTTTATCAACATAAGCATCTTCAAAACCTATATCTTTCCAAGTACCACCATTTATATTTACATCTGGTGCACAAGCTGGATAACAAGAGCAAGTTCTATCTTTTATTATTCCTGCTGCAACTAATACTTGAACTCCATGACAAATTGAAGCAATCGGTTTATTTACAGAATCAAAGTATTTTACAATATCTAGTACTCTTTGATTTAATCTTATATATTCAGGAGCTCTTCCTCCTGGTACAACTAAGGCATCATATGTTGTCTCATCAATTTCATCAAATGAAGCATTTAATGTGAAGTTATGTCCAGGTTTTTCTGTATATGTTTGGTCACCTTCAAAATCATGAATGGCAGTTTTTACAATATCACCTGCTTTTTTATCAGGGCAAATAACATCTACTTGATGACCAAGCATCAATAAGCATTGAAAAGGAACCATTAATTCGTAGTCTTCTACAAAATCACCAGCTAAAACTAATATTTTTTTTGACATTTTATTCTCCTTTTAAGTTTAGAATATCACAATATAGACTTACTTAATTACTCTTACTTCTCTTATAAATTTATCCATTCCATAGCTATCTGTTACGATAAAAATGATTTCATTATTACTTATAACAGCTTTTCCTTTAGCTATTTCAATTCTAATATCTGCATTAAAATAGTCTCTTTCTTGATATTGAATTGTATATATTTCATCTTCTTTTATTTCCATACTTTTCAATTCTTCTTGTGAATGAGGGATAAATTCCATAATACTCCTTTTGCGTAAAAGAATATTATGGTGAAATAAAGATTATACTTTTCTTATAAAAAGAACTTACTTGATAGATAGTTGTGCGACAATTTGTGCATGGTCTGATTGTAAAATTGAACCATTTTGATTATCTCTTAAGTGCAAGTCATGTTGTTTGAAATTAACTACATTTATATCTTTTGATACAAAAATATAGTCTAAAATATTTCCTACTGTTTTATAGTATGAGGTTGGTTTTCTTTGAGGTTTTTCACTAGCTTTGTTATAACTATCATACATATATAAATCTTCTTTTAAATCTATTGATTCATACTCTTTAAATGTTTTAATATTATGGCATTTTTTATTTGTAAGTATATCTATACAAAGACTATTTTGTCTATCATTTAAATCACCAAGAACACAAATAAATCTATTTTTTTCTTCTGTTTTTAAAATATCTGATGATAAATTAAAGCTTTCAATTAACCTTTGTGTTAATGCAGGAGAATTTCCTCTATTTATAGATGGAATTACTTTTTTTAACTTTTCATCTATTGTATTATTTTCATTAAATTTGTATTCATACTCATTTAATCTATTTGATTTTAGATGAATGACATAAGCTATTAGCTCATAATTATCTATTTTTATTGTTGCTTTTATTGGTAATCTTGCAAAATTAAATTCATCTTTGTAGTCAAATTTTTCTAAAGTATCACTATTTATATCTACTGTTTGTGTTTTTGTTATTGGATATTTTGAAGCTAATGCAACTGTTGTTGAGATAAATACTTTGTCATTGTCTTTGTCAACTTTTGCTAAATCTACATAAGTAAAATAGTTGTAACCAAGCTCTAAAGTTAACTCTTTTAGTGCTTCAACTGAAAAAACTTCTTGAAATCCAACAATATCACAATCCATTAAAATTAACTGTTCTTTTATCCAAGTTGTCTTTTTTTTCCATTGTATATCATCAAATTTATCTTTCTTAATATACCAAGAGTAGGGAGGTTTTACAAATTGAAAAAGATTAAATGTTCCTATTTTTATATTCATAAATTTATTTTACAATATTAACTTTAAAGTAAAAAACTTTAGCTATACTTTTTGTATGAATAATATAATAACTCTTGAATATGTAGATGTTTTTGATGAAAATAGACAAAAAACAGTAAGTTTTTCAAAAGATTTAATTAGTGAGACTACAAATATTAAATCTCTATTTGCAATACTTGTTGATGGAAAGTCAATGCAGCCAAAAATAAATGATAAATCAATTGTAATTGCTGATTTATCATCAAAACAGATTGAAGATGATTCAATTTATATAGTTTACTATGATAATAAAATGTGGGTAAAAAAAGCTATATTTAAAGATAATGATTTTTTGTTTGTATCAATAAATGAAGATTTTAAACATCTGGTTTATAAAAAAGAAGAGGTTTATGTTGTTGCAAAAGCTATATTAACATTTACAAAACTTTGATTTATTCTGCAAATATATCAAAACAGATAATAAAACTATCACTATTTATATTTATTACTTTTGCATAAGTTCGGCACATACTTCCTGATGCTTTTGATATATATTTTGGACTTAAAAACTCTTTTGATTTTGCTTCTTTTGTGATGTAAAAGTACTCTTTTAAACTATGGTCATCATTGTGTTTTGAAGCATGATATAATCCACTTGAGATTGATTTTATTACAGTATCGTTTATTTGATTTCCTGTTTCGAAGTCGATTAGATAAATAGCCTCAATATGTGGATTTACTTCGATAAATGAATTGATTTTTTCAAAGTGAAACTCTTCTTCAACTGATATAATATTTACAATATCTTTAGTTAAATGTTTCATTCTTTTAAATAGATTTTTTTTGATTTTTATATGAGATTGTACTGCTTTTTTGTACTCTGAACCTATATAATTTATCTTTTGTTTTATTTGTTCTTTGTCATCTTCTTTGATTTCTTCTATTGCTTTTTCAAAATAGAAACCTTGATAAATATCTATATGTTTTTTCATACAAGATAATATCTCTTCTTTTCTTTCTACACCTTCTGCTAGAGTTAAAGCACCTATTTTATTACAAATATCAACAATTGATTTTAAAATAGAAGCATTTATATAATTTGAGTCAATATTATCAATTAAACTTCTATCTACTTTTACAATATCAGGTTTAACAATAGCAAGTCTATCAAAGCTTGAATACCCTGTACCAAAATCATCAATAGCAATAGTAAATCCAAGTTCTCTATGAATTTGGCAAAACTTCTCTAATAAAATACTATCTTTAATAGTATCCTCTTTTATTTCTAAAACAATATTACTTTGTTTGATATTTAACTCTTCTACTTGTTTTACAAAATCAAAATTAAGATTGTTTTTCATATGCTCTTCAATAACTGAAGATTCAAAGTTCAAAAAAAGAAGTATATTATTGTCTTTTTCATAATATTTTTTAAATTTAGTAATAGCTTTTTGTCTTACTAGATTATCTAAAAAACTTATTTCATTTTGTTTTTTAGCTTCATTAAATAGTTTAAGTGGAGAGATAAAATTATCATTTTCATCAAATGCTCTAGTTAATGCTTCAAATGCAAAAATCTTTTTTTCTTTTATTGAAATTATTGGTTGAAAATAAACTTCAATTCTATTATCTAAAAACATTGTTCTCCTCTTAAAATTGTATAAATATTATATCAAAGGCTTTTAATTATATATTTTTTATACTGTTTATTTTTTATATACTTTCAAAAATAATTTTTTAAGTTAAATACACATATACTACACAGAAATTTGTTAGAATATATTAAAAATAGGAAATAAAGTGAATAAAATTAGTTCAAAGATTGTTTTTCTCTCATTTTTGATTTCATTAATTGCAACATTTGGTAGTTTGTTTTTTAGTGAAGTTATGCAATTTATACCTTGTACTATGTGTTGGTATCAAAGAATATTTATGTATCCATTAGTTATTATTTTTTTAGTTGGGTTATTATATCCAGATGATAAAACATTTAAATATTCAATTGGTTTAGTTATTGTTGGTTGGTTTTTCTCTGTTTATCATAATTTATTGATGTTTAAAATAATACCAGAAGATGTAGTTCCTTGTGTTCAAGGTATTCCTTGTAGTACAGAGTATATTAATTGGTTAGGGTTTATTACAATACCTTTTTTATCATTTATTGCATATACATTAATTTTAATACTATTATTTTTAGGAAAAAAAGGATTTTTAAAAGATGAAGAATAAGAGTTTAGTAGTTTTATCTTTAGGTGTAATTGTTGTTTTGTTTATTGTTGCTGCATATTTTTTCAAGCAAAATCAATCAAGTAAATTAGAAAACTTTAATAATACAAATAAAGCGCCTTTTGTTAGAGATGATTCAATATCTTTTGGTAAAGATGATGCAAAAATTACAATTGTTGAGTTTATGGACCCTCAATGTGGTTCTTGTGCTGCATTTCATCCAATCGTTGAAGCAGTATTTAAAGAGTATTTTCAAGATACAAAAGTAGTTTATAGATATTTAGCAAATCATCAATACTCAAAATATGCTATAAAAATCATAGAAGCTGCAAGATTACAAGGTAAATATAAAGAGGCTTTAGAGATAATCTTTAAAACACAAAGAGCTTGGGCTAATATAAACAATCCTAAACCAGAGTTAATCTGGGAATATTTAGCAACTTCAAGCATAAATATGGAAAAACTAAAAAAAGATTTCTCTACAATTAATATAGATGATATGCTTAAAACTGCAAGAGAAGATGCAAAAACTTTAAATGTGCAAGGAACTCCAACAATCTTTGTAAACACAAAAGAGTTAGACGAGTTAAGTTATAAAGCATTACTTAAATTAGTTGAAGATGAAATTATGAAAGAAGGAACAAAATGAGAAAATTATATTTAATATTTTTAATACCAATTGTTTTACTATTTTCAGGATGTAATAACGAAGATGAATCAGCAGCAATTGTAATCAAAGATTCTCAAAGTTTTAAAGACTTAAAACAACAAAGTAATACTGAATATAAACTAAAAACTATTCAAGGTAAAGATATTACATTAACAGTTGATAATGGTGTATTAAAATCAAACGATGCAGAACTAAAAAATAAAATGGTACTTATTAACTTTTGGGCAACTTGGTGTCCACCTTGTGTAAAAGAAATACCAGTACTAAATAGATTATATGATGATTATAAAAATGATTTTGTAGTTATTGGTGTATTATATGAAAAAGATAAAAATTTAGATGAATTAAGAGCTTTTATGCAAGAGCATAATATGAAATTCCCTGTTTCAATTAATGGTGATGAGAATTTTAGAATGGCAAAAAATATTAATAATGTTAAAAAAATTCCAGAATCATATCTTTATGGAAAAGATGGAAAAATAGTTGAAAAATATATTGGTTTAGTAGACGAAGAGAGTTTAGAAAACCATATAAAAAGTAGTATTAAATAGAACAGTTTGTTCTATTTAATATCTTATTGATACATAAAAACTCATTTTAAATCTATTATCATCACTTAAAAAATTGTTTTTATAATATACTGCGTATGAAGGCTTTGTTGTTGTCTCATACTCACTATTTACTAACCATTCGTGATAAACCCAGTGAATAAACTTTAGCATATCTCCATGTACACCTTCTAAATCAAACTTAGCATAAACACCATCAGAAATTTTAAAATTAGGTAATCTATCACTTTTCACGTCATCTTTATTTTCAGGTACGATACAAGCTATATATTGGCACTCATTAAGTGGTGTAATTGTAGGATTGTCATGAAGTAGGGCGATTTGTTTGTAGTTTTTCAAATCATTATTTAAAATCAAAGTGTGTAGCTTTTGCCATGTCTCTTTTACATTTACATTGTAACCTCTATTTCTTATATAAAAACTATCTAATGTTGGCATTTTTACTATTTTGGGCGTTTGTTTTGAAAAGTCTGCATTTGATTTTAGTGCACTTTTTGATTGTTGTAAAATCTTAGTAGAGTACTCTTTATATCCATGGTTTTTCCACTGTTTAGGTGACATTTCAAATCTTTGTTTAAAGGCTTTAATAAAAGATGATTGAGAACTATATCCACATAAATTAGCAATATTTGATATTGTTGAATATTTATTTGTCAGAAGCAAATTTGCAGCTTTTTGAAGTCTTATTGATTTTATACTTTCATAAATATTTTTTCCAAACTCTTCTTTAAATATTCTTTGCATATGAAATTTACTTATTTGTAAATCATAACTTAACTCCTCAATATCGATGTGAGTATCGATATGAGTGTAAATATAAAACATTATATCATTTGCTATTTTTGTTCTTTTTTGTAATGTTTCTTTTTTCATAAAA
This genomic window from Arcobacter sp. CECT 8986 contains:
- a CDS encoding DsbA family protein, with amino-acid sequence MKNKSLVVLSLGVIVVLFIVAAYFFKQNQSSKLENFNNTNKAPFVRDDSISFGKDDAKITIVEFMDPQCGSCAAFHPIVEAVFKEYFQDTKVVYRYLANHQYSKYAIKIIEAARLQGKYKEALEIIFKTQRAWANINNPKPELIWEYLATSSINMEKLKKDFSTINIDDMLKTAREDAKTLNVQGTPTIFVNTKELDELSYKALLKLVEDEIMKEGTK
- a CDS encoding EAL domain-containing protein, whose protein sequence is MFLDNRIEVYFQPIISIKEKKIFAFEALTRAFDENDNFISPLKLFNEAKKQNEISFLDNLVRQKAITKFKKYYEKDNNILLFLNFESSVIEEHMKNNLNFDFVKQVEELNIKQSNIVLEIKEDTIKDSILLEKFCQIHRELGFTIAIDDFGTGYSSFDRLAIVKPDIVKVDRSLIDNIDSNYINASILKSIVDICNKIGALTLAEGVERKEEILSCMKKHIDIYQGFYFEKAIEEIKEDDKEQIKQKINYIGSEYKKAVQSHIKIKKNLFKRMKHLTKDIVNIISVEEEFHFEKINSFIEVNPHIEAIYLIDFETGNQINDTVIKSISSGLYHASKHNDDHSLKEYFYITKEAKSKEFLSPKYISKASGSMCRTYAKVININSDSFIICFDIFAE
- a CDS encoding TlpA family protein disulfide reductase, whose protein sequence is MRKLYLIFLIPIVLLFSGCNNEDESAAIVIKDSQSFKDLKQQSNTEYKLKTIQGKDITLTVDNGVLKSNDAELKNKMVLINFWATWCPPCVKEIPVLNRLYDDYKNDFVVIGVLYEKDKNLDELRAFMQEHNMKFPVSINGDENFRMAKNINNVKKIPESYLYGKDGKIVEKYIGLVDEESLENHIKSSIK
- a CDS encoding AraC family transcriptional regulator — its product is MKKETLQKRTKIANDIMFYIYTHIDTHIDIEELSYDLQISKFHMQRIFKEEFGKNIYESIKSIRLQKAANLLLTNKYSTISNIANLCGYSSQSSFIKAFKQRFEMSPKQWKNHGYKEYSTKILQQSKSALKSNADFSKQTPKIVKMPTLDSFYIRNRGYNVNVKETWQKLHTLILNNDLKNYKQIALLHDNPTITPLNECQYIACIVPENKDDVKSDRLPNFKISDGVYAKFDLEGVHGDMLKFIHWVYHEWLVNSEYETTTKPSYAVYYKNNFLSDDNRFKMSFYVSIRY
- a CDS encoding GGDEF domain-containing protein is translated as MRKKSTLLFIVIGLMVTALVTALCLYNLRDANLKSSVKNAQVISNVVKNGLLSHMINGNTEQINTFVDSVASMKNIEELWVIRSDFIRKQYGKDKLRAPKDDIDEDVLRTGKLKYSLDEHFTKTIMRITVPYKATSSNGVDCVSCHNVNYGETLGAVSLKIDISDIKQNGLEIAYLVPLILIITLFVMIQISRRENNYYLDILEQLGKSIKLAISGKFKRVHNYEETRNDKVTNLINDYNTMIVTFKDTSYDIERKLQGFIGQKVNSSNVNPLEKSKDIIKNLSNLYQFKKEIELDNTKDEIYTRLAQVFINQYGVNNFTFLEIDTQKNKMEIVKQIGDVELYCKENIVNDPELCRCARTRNDVVSVDFHQSCPYFKQKDKFHYCIDVEISKNICLIINFVSYSRDELENLKDKISFVKSYINEAAPSIEVKLLMNALQESAFQDALTGLYNRKFLEEHSKKLVPQVKRENISVGVLLLDMDHFKAVNDEYGHDIGDKVLKELARILNETVRESDLIVRYGGEEFVVLLVGVNSEADAISVANKIRQRVRENEIDVYAGNKLKKTVSIGLSMFPQDSNNLDSVIKNADIALYEAKNGGRDRVVRFQESQVSSVDLF
- a CDS encoding endonuclease/exonuclease/phosphatase family protein; this translates as MNIKIGTFNLFQFVKPPYSWYIKKDKFDDIQWKKKTTWIKEQLILMDCDIVGFQEVFSVEALKELTLELGYNYFTYVDLAKVDKDNDKVFISTTVALASKYPITKTQTVDINSDTLEKFDYKDEFNFARLPIKATIKIDNYELIAYVIHLKSNRLNEYEYKFNENNTIDEKLKKVIPSINRGNSPALTQRLIESFNLSSDILKTEEKNRFICVLGDLNDRQNSLCIDILTNKKCHNIKTFKEYESIDLKEDLYMYDSYNKASEKPQRKPTSYYKTVGNILDYIFVSKDINVVNFKQHDLHLRDNQNGSILQSDHAQIVAQLSIK
- a CDS encoding DJ-1/PfpI family protein, translating into MSKKILVLAGDFVEDYELMVPFQCLLMLGHQVDVICPDKKAGDIVKTAIHDFEGDQTYTEKPGHNFTLNASFDEIDETTYDALVVPGGRAPEYIRLNQRVLDIVKYFDSVNKPIASICHGVQVLVAAGIIKDRTCSCYPACAPDVNINGGTWKDIGFEDAYVDKNLVTAAAWPAHPKWLAEFNKLLV
- a CDS encoding S24 family peptidase; this translates as MNNIITLEYVDVFDENRQKTVSFSKDLISETTNIKSLFAILVDGKSMQPKINDKSIVIADLSSKQIEDDSIYIVYYDNKMWVKKAIFKDNDFLFVSINEDFKHLVYKKEEVYVVAKAILTFTKL
- a CDS encoding disulfide oxidoreductase encodes the protein MNKISSKIVFLSFLISLIATFGSLFFSEVMQFIPCTMCWYQRIFMYPLVIIFLVGLLYPDDKTFKYSIGLVIVGWFFSVYHNLLMFKIIPEDVVPCVQGIPCSTEYINWLGFITIPFLSFIAYTLILILLFLGKKGFLKDEE